In the genome of Peromyscus eremicus chromosome 1, PerEre_H2_v1, whole genome shotgun sequence, the window AAGtaagctatattttaaaatatcaagcaCTTGTAAAactaaaagtcaaagaaaaaactaaagtgaaggaaacaaaaaataactaGACAAAATCATGATGAAACCATTTCCCAATTCTTGTACATGTCCGTACTCTGTTAACCCAACTCTACAAAAAGCAGCCTCATCTCTCTCCCTTTCGCTTAGAATCTTGGCCTAGATAGATGTGATCCTCAATATGGCAGTCCTGACAAGCTCCACAATAGCAGTAATTTCATCAGATGACTTTGTTTTCAAGCCACGGTCTGCCTGTGTAGCACAGGTTGGTGCCAAAGTCACCATCCAGCAGGCCCACCTTCCTGAAGGCTAGGCTTCCAGGACTGTGCCGTACACCAAGCTTTCCATGGCTTCTTTAAACCTTGCAGTCTCTACCAACCAAGGCGTAAAAGTCATTAGCCACCATTCTCAATGAGCTGATCCTCTTCTGTTGGAGCCTGTCCCTGGGTCACATACTGAACTCATTCCCCCACTGTCCCTGCTGTGCATCTTCTGTGAACCCCATAACCATTTCTCCTGCAGCCTGTGTCTCTGTCATCCCCCACTGTGTTCCCGCTCTCCTCATTAGATCTCCTCCTCAGCTGTCAGCCAATCACTTCTCTTGCTGTCAACACTCCTTATTTACCAGGTTTTCTGGACCACCTCCATTCAGAAGCCACACAGATTCCTCTCCTACCTTCACTGGGCTTCCCCAAACCTCCATCCAACTGCCAGCAAAGGCTCCATAGATGTGATATCTCACAAGTGCCTTAAATTCCACAAGGTAGGACTGAACCCCACTTCCAAAGTCCATCTTCCTCTAGATGCCCTACTCATGCTTATGATAACTACCATCCCCATGGGTCCCACTCCAAGCCTGCCCTGTCACAGACTGGACAACCTCTATTCCTCAGCCCCTGGATCCCTGAAATCCCACATTCCTGTGCACATGGCCATCACCCTCTCATCGTCATTGGAAGTCACCAGCTCCCAAATGTTAACTGACCTCCCCACTGTTACCAGCCTTGCAATTCCTTCATTTTACCTTCTGTATCTGGCTTTGATCACATCATTGTTCTGCCCAGAACACCCAAAGAGTTCTCCCTTTACTCAAAAACAGGTCTGTTCTTTCTGCCCTCACCCGACAATGGAGAGCATGGCTCTGAAGGGTCATGTCAACACAAATCTGCCATCCTTTCCTAATATCAACCACAAATCCCAACGGACAAGACTGCTCACTGATGCAGGACCACTTCCCCAGGAAGCTCTCCTTGGGCTTCTTTGTAAGTCATTATAAGTCACCTCAAGTGGGACTCCTCTTTCCATGAAACCCACAGTGCCCTATATTTATCTCCTGAAAAGTAGAATGGACTCTGCCTCATCAAAACTGGTGCTCATTTTCTGTGTGATCTCCAGGCACAAAAGGACAAATTTCCATCTGCCGTGGTATATTATTGTTAGGCAAAGCAGTAAGAATTTATGTAACTGGAGCATAAAGATACAGGAAACTGCCTCACATATCAGCAATTCCCAAGCTGTGAGTACAAAAGTACTTGTGATCTCGCAAAACCTAGAAATAACCAACTGATTGTGGCTTACACCTGTCCCATtctaagagaaactgcatgttctgtgagtttgaagccatgaAAATGAGAGAATCATTCAGAAGAACTCTCTAGGGAAGGAACTCTATTTCCTTCAAGATCACCACAAGCCTGCACAGCATGGCCAACTACTTGAAAATCTTGCATGAAGGTGCTCTTTTGGTGTGCACAAAGCAAGTGCTTCTCCATAAAGACAAAATGCAATCATTAGAATGAATTATCTTGACGTTAAAATACGTCCAGTCATACAGCTTTTAGGGACATGGTCTCTACACCATGTTCTCATACATCCTAGGAAAGCTACCATTATTCATCTATTCACAAAGTATTGGAACTTTGAAGAATTACTTTGAGTAAGAGATAAAATTAGTAGAGCTGGAAATACACCAGGAAACGTGCCTTTGACTCAACGCTGAAACACTAGTGACTGCATGTGCTCAGAGACAGATGATCTGGAATGGATTAACTTTGTGATGAGAAAGAAATAGGCAGTGTGTTTAGAAGAGGAGCTGCCACAGGGAGGTCAGTTTGCTTACATGAATCCAACCTAAGGTGAGAAGCCCCAGCTCTTCTTGAACAAAAAGGAGATCCTCCTCGTTCTCCATACAACAGTAATTAGACTTTCCCTTCTGCACAGGGATTATAACATGACTGATGTGgtattcttccttttcctgccaaGAGAAAACAACTTGTTACAATTCCCTGGCACTGTCAACCCACTCTCTCATAACACAAGTAAGTGAAGCCCCCACCCCAGTGAATGACTCTCATCCTTCTCCCTCACCTCAGTGTTTCTCCACCTTAACTGCTCCAGTGCTTTGCTGGGAACTGTATGAAGGCACAGAGGATAAGATGAACCTGACATGTCCCTCCTAGCACATCCTGAGACTAGAGTCTTCCCTGCAGCAGCCAATAGGTCTGATTGAGGGTCTTGAAGTGTTTAATTTATATTCCAAGGCTTACCACAGAGTAGGTGGTCAGACCAGGCTACAAAAGGAACTGAGTCCTCCTCCTTTTAGAAGTAGTCAATGTGCCTGTCTCCATGTCTCATACCTGACATTCTGCCTGACAACCTGCCTGCTTTTACTTCAATGTCTCACTCTGTATGTGAGCCAGGTTTGAACTTGTAGGAAGCCTCCAGCCTCAGTTTGCCAatgactggggttacaggcactaGGCACCACTAGAGTGAAAATTTCTAACTATAGCACTGAAGCAAATTATTCAATTCAAGGGACTCTGAAAAGCAACCAATTGCAAAATCATCAAATTCAAGGTGGCCAGGCCTTGTCATCCATGGTTCCTTCTGTGGAGTGATAAGTATAGACACAGCCCCTGGATATGTTTTCTGGGAGTCATAGGAAGCCAAAGGGGAAGAAACAGTCTCAGAACAAGGAGTTTTCATATCTTTACCAGGGTACCACATAAGACTCCGCATGTTTCCACTccttttttggtgttgtttttcgCAGAAAGCAGGAACCTATCCCATAAGTCTTTTGGAAGGATCACAGGGCGGAGGCCTTTGGAGTTCGGAACtgcaatggaaaagagaaagaaatctgaggtTACAGGGCCTGGTGTCCCTGAGCAGAACTCAGTCTGGTAGCCTGGAGGAAAAACACAAAGTCATTGGTATTCTCTACAGCAGCCCCTCTCCCCATGATGGAACCACAAAATAGGCAGGGAGTTTTTTTCTCCAAGCTCTGGCCACAGCTGAGTGGTAACTGTGAGCATGGTCTTTACTGTCAGCTTAAGTGGATGGAACAACATATTTTTGGGTGTGACCATGAGTTGGTTGCAAAGAAATTTCTGTGTGGGTTCACAGACTCAGTGAGCAAAGGGCCCTCTCAACTCTGGTGGGTAACATGAAGACTAAACAGGacaaacaggcagagaaaatataaacTTCTGCTGAGTCCCTCCTGGGACAGACATGTCTTCTTTATCTGTGGTTCAGATCTCCAGGTCTGCTGGCCACTGGACTCTCAGGTCTGGACTTAGTTTTCCCTGGGTCCTCATGggttttgagactgagtttcacAAAATTGGCTTCCATTGTCTGTACCTTTCAGACATAGACTGAGCCAAACTACAAGTATTCCAGAACTTCCACTTGAGGAAAGCctgttgtgagcatgctcagtcaTGCAGACCATTTTCCCCAAGAGTTTTGAGGCCACAATAAACCCCACCAGATTTCAAGAGGTTGCAGTTGCATGAAAGCATACAAAGATTTTCTCAAGGTCATACTATCACATACTGTCCCTAATAGGGTATGTCGTAGGGATGGAGGAAACCCTTGAGACCCTGGAACTACAGGGTCACCCATGGCACACACCGCCTAGAGAAGTCGCAGCCTCAAATCCAAATGTGAGTGAAAATGGTGCACTTAGCTCAGCAAAGTTCCAAGGACAGATGGCTCCACTTAGCTGGAACCAGTCATCCCTTTCCTGATTATTCTCCAGTCCAATAGGTTCCTATTGAGCAGCTTACTCTTGCTTTTTCATTACATTACACAGATGTGTAGATTGCTGAGTGCACAGGCTCACAGCTGGGAAAGGCTAACTCTTACATCTGGAAATGTGTGGATTGCTTAGTGCACAGGCTCAATTCTGGCAAAGGCCGACTCTCTCACCTGTGCCTAACTGAGACAGAGTACTAAAAATTGGCTTATAGCTCCTCCTCACTCAAGAAGAGACTTTTGACTCTTGCAAGGCAAGACAAGAATCAACCAATACTTTAGAAACATCTGAAAAGTCAGCTTTGGTGATGCACACTTGGAATTTCAACATTTGCCTGCTGAGGTGGCAGGATCTCAAGTCAAGTCTATTCAGGCTGTAAAAGTAGTTGttacaaatgaaacaaacaataTAAACCAAATGAGATGAGATACTTGAGaactttttttcagaaatatgtgtattttccctttaaaatcctTTATGTATGAACTGtgagtgtgtttgcacatgtccgtgatctgtgtttgtttttcagaatgtCCATGCTGATGTGTGAGCAAGGATGCACAGGTGCTTCAGCATATCTGCAGATGTGAACTGACTGCCTGGAGTGCTGATCTTCCCTGGCCCCTTTGGTCCAACAGAATCTCTTCTGTGCTTCTGTGTCTGCCCAGCTAGCTGTGCTGTAAGAAACCAGGTCTTCTCCTGTCTCCCTGTCCCATCTCACCTGAAAAGAACCTTGAATGTAGAGGTGGCCAAACACACCCCACTGTCACGTGCTTTCTGGAGATTCCATCTCAGGTTTGGACACTGTCACTGCTAGCGCTTCACCCACAGAGTCAACATCTCTGGCCCTACTTGAGGATTTTTTGTGAGAGTCTACCAAATGCTGAAAACATAATCTCATGCACCTGAAATTCTGTTGCCCTCACATCTCTCCATTATGTCCTAAAATTATCTGAGAGTCCAAGTTTCATAAAGTAACCATTTCTTATGATGGAAAATGATTTAGTATTTTCTTAATGTGCTTCTTCAAATCTCTACAGAGCTCAGAAAagatgaggatctgaactcaagcaAGTTTTGAGGAAACTTATCTGAGTAAACTAAGTTAAAGGTTATTTTGACAAGACAGTTAGATGGCAGGAAGGAACAAGACAACACTCATCACAGGAGGTTCTGTTACCACAGCAAAGTGGATCCGTGGAAGCAAACGGCTGAGGACATGGACAAGGGGAAGGGACGTTCTCTGTGTTGCTCAGTGCTCTAGACCTCGGACACCTGTGCACCAGTACCGCCTTACTTTACTGGAGAGCTGCAGTCTCAGTTTTGTGTGGCTGACCCAGATGCAATGGGAAACACTTATACACAAGTCATTTCCAAGTCATGGACCTGTGGTGACTCACCTGGGCTTTTCGCCACCTTAGTCTCCCCAGGAGTGTCTGCTGAAGGGGTGGGGGTTATCTCCTCGATGGCTTCCTGTGGGCCACACACCACTGTTTGTTTCACAGGTGTGCTTCCTCCTGAAGGCTCTTCAGACTTTGTAGATGTTGGTGTCAGGCTGGGGCCCACCTTTCCACGACTCATAAGTCTTTGTAGAAGAGAGTTGAATTTGGGGAAGTCTCGGGAGTTTCGTCTATGATATTTTCTATGCTTCCCGAACCCCTTGTTTTttgcctcttcctcttttcttttcatctacagaaagaaaaacagatttaggTTACATCTTCAAATCCCAGAAGAAAAAGCCTTACCAGCAAAAAAGATTTTCAAAGTATAGGTCTGTTTAGGTCTGACATCTCAGCTTAGGGCTCATGGAGCAGCAGTTCTATGGAGAACAGCCACCACCACCTTAGTCAGTTCCTGTATAGCCTTCTTCAGTAACAACCAAGTCTCAATATTCTCAGAGTCCTActgcactttgtgtgtgtgtgtgtgtgtgtgtgtgtgtgtgtgtgtgtgtgtgttggttcacCTGGATAAAGTGCATGTGTGTTCAATTGAGTGTGGAGCCTATCCATTGCATCACAGACTCACtgaaacaacaacacaacacaaccccAGGACACAGGCTGAGCAGGTGACAcacaatcctccttcctccatgctcACACACTGACCTTATCTAGGTAGCCTTCATACTCCTTAGTATGATTTCTTCGGAGTGTGAATTTAAGGCTCtcaaatttttcaaaaatgttatttatagtctgcaatacaaaacagaaatgaagaattaCAACAGTTCTAATGTcagaaaagagaataagaaaacaaGTGGGGAGAGGCATCAGTATCTCATACATGACTTGAACCCCATTTCCTGCCATCCCTCTCCTCTGTACTGCTATGCTGAGGCAGCATCAGCTCCCATCATACCCAGGGTCATGATCTGTTGCTTTTTTCTAAGTAGTTCACTGCTGTTCTGGAGATTTTAGATCAGTCACATAGACAATGAAGACTCACCTTGTTGATTTTGGATCTTATTCGAGCTGAAAGACACTTATTCGGGCCTTTTCTGAGTTTCTCCATAAAGAGTCTAAAGGAATAGAGCAGAGTGACTAAGATGGACAAAAAGTTACAAGTATCAAAATGAGGCCCTGAAGAAATTCAGGGTTTGAGAAGTTCATGGAGTGAGTAAAGGCACACCCTGAAATCCCACATCCCCTTATCCCCCAGTGCCTGGAGAGAGAAAAGTcttcactcttctatctactggtACATTCAGCAAACATCAGCTATCAAGAAgtataaaacaacctctggaggcatcacaatccctcacttcaagctctactatacagctaaaataataaaaacagcttgatactgtcATAAAAACATGTGGAccatggaactgaactgaagaccctgacattaatccacactcctatgaacatatgattttcaataaagccaaaacagtacagtggaaaaaaagaaagcatcttcaacaaatcgtgctggcataactagatgtcaacatgtagaagactgcaaatagatccatatctgtcaacgtgcacaaaacttaagtccaagtggatcaaagacctcaacatatatccagttactctgaacctgaaagAAGAAAGTAGGTAGTCTCAaacgcattggcactggagatcacttcctaaatataacaccagtagcacagacactgagagaaacaattaatcaatgggacctcttgaaactgagaagcttttgtagggcaaaggacatggtcaacaagacaaaacaacagcctacagaatgggaaaaggtcttcaccaaccccacatctgacagagggctgatatccagaacatataaagaactcaagaaattagatataaaaataaccaacagtccaattaaaaaatgggctatagagctaaacagagaattctcaatagaagaagctcaaatggctgaaagacatttaaggaattgctcaacattcttaatcatcagggaaatgcaaatcaaaatgcctctgagatatccatcttacacccgtcagaatgctaagatcaaaaacactaaagacagcttatgttggagaggatgtggagaaaagggaacactcctacactgttggtgggaatgcaaactggtacagccactttggaaatcgtTATGGAGCTTTCTTTAAAATTGgcaatcaacctccctcaagacccagctatagcactcctgggcatatacccaaggaatgctccatcataccacaaggacacatgctcatctatgttcaaagcagcatgatttgtaatagccagaatgtggaaacaacctagatgcccttcaactgaagaatggataaataaaatgtggtacatatacacaatggagtactactcagaagagaaaaacaatgacatcatgagacttgcaggcaaatggatggaactagaaaacatcatcctgagtgaggtaacccagactcagaaagacaaacctggtatgtactcataagtggatactagatgtaaagcaaaggataaccagactgcaactgacAACTCCAGGGAgcctacctagtaaagaggacccgaagaaagacacagggatcacccaacgacagagaaatggatgagatctacatgagcaaactggggatgggggggggcggTAATGGAGatcaagggtcaggggaaagagagcttaagggagcaggaggtcccagctggatcagaaacacagtgggagaagaaggaaaaagataccatgataaataaagaccccgtgggaataggaagaagcagagtgctagagagttcccagaaatccacaaagatgcctccactatagactactggaaatggtcgagagagtgcctgagctgacctactctggtgatctcaGGGCTAAATAGGACTGGTGAGACCTTTACCATCATTCCCTTCCTCAAACACACAATGTTCTTGTCATTAAGACTATAGGAGTCATTCCCTGGGGACAGCTCTGCAATCTTATTCTGCCTACCCAAGTATGGTGAACAGCTCAGGGACTGTGCTGAGCCACTCCAACACTAGGTGGTCCACAGCCCAGTCCTCTGGTGGCTGTGTAGCTACAGGAAAGGCTAACCTCTTTGCTATACCAATCAATAGGCTACAGGATGTAGAGAAGAGGAATCTGGCTCTGCCACACACAGCAATAAGCCTACGACTGGCTGCCTGGGTAGAGATAGAGCACTCAAAACACTCACCAGTGCAGACACATCCTGTTCATCTGTCAACTCTTTTGTCTAAAAGCTGGGCCCTGTGGACACAAGCTCAAGAACTCTCCTACTCATGAAGTCCCTTATATGGGATACCACCAACTTTGGTCCTCATGTCTTTGAACAGTAAGGAAAAGCATGTGTCAGATCTGCCAGAGAAATCTGTCATCTGATTAAAAGATGACTTTTTCAAGTTCCATATGGTCAGCAAGGGTAAGAAGCATGAAGAGGAGGATAGGATGAGTGAGGGATCAGTCATGGGAAAGGAGGTGGAAAACTGCAGGTTCTCACGTTGAAAATTTGTGATACATCACAAGTGCTTCCTCTGTGAGGCCTTGATTTAGCAGGACTTCTGCTTTTATCTGATAGGTCTTCAGTTCAAGGTAAGATTTCCAGGGAATGTTATTATTGATGTAAATATTCTCCAGAGAGCTTAAAAGTTGGAACTGCTCTTGGGTCAGAAGAGTGGCATTGTTATGTCTGC includes:
- the LOC131920057 gene encoding STAM-binding protein-like isoform X4, whose amino-acid sequence is MTIQVIFSHLGSQTIRAVQILKDLSLLELQRRLFMEKLRKGPNKCLSARIRSKINKTINNIFEKFESLKFTLRRNHTKEYEGYLDKMKRKEEEAKNKGFGKHRKYHRRNSRDFPKFNSLLQRLMSRGKVGPSLTPTSTKSEEPSGGSTPVKQTVVCGPQEAIEEITPTPSADTPGETKVAKSPVPNSKGLRPVILPKDLWDRFLLSAKNNTKKGVETCGVLCGTLEKEEYHISHVIIPVQKGKSNYCCMENEEDLLFVQEELGLLTLGWIHTHPTQTAFLSSVDLHTHFCYQKMLPESIAVVCAPKYKQVGIFTLTSYGLKVIEFCPKRGFHSHNQDSALFCDCSHVTIQNSLVTVTDLR
- the LOC131920057 gene encoding STAM-binding protein-like isoform X3, producing MSGDILTPWLTDHQSCPDIKGPFIAGAPKKIRSTIRRHNNATLLTQEQFQLLSSLENIYINNNIPWKSYLELKTYQIKAEVLLNQGLTEEALVMYHKFSTLFMEKLRKGPNKCLSARIRSKINKTINNIFEKFESLKFTLRRNHTKEYEGYLDKMKRKEEEAKNKGFGKHRKYHRRNSRDFPKFNSLLQRLMSRGKVGPSLTPTSTKSEEPSGGSTPVKQTVVCGPQEAIEEITPTPSADTPGETKVAKSPVPNSKGLRPVILPKDLWDRFLLSAKNNTKKGVETCGVLCGTLEKEEYHISHVIIPVQKGKSNYCCMENEEDLLFVQEELGLLTLGWIHTHPTQTAFLSSVDLHTHFCYQKMLPESIAVVCAPKYKQVGIFTLTSYGLKVIEFCPKRGFHSHNQDSALFCDCSHVTIQNSLVTVTDLR
- the LOC131920057 gene encoding STAM-binding protein-like isoform X1, with the protein product MVLPIYLGDILTPWLTDHQSCPDIKGPFIAGAPKKIRSTIRRHNNATLLTQEQFQLLSSLENIYINNNIPWKSYLELKTYQIKAEVLLNQGLTEEALVMYHKFSTLFMEKLRKGPNKCLSARIRSKINKTINNIFEKFESLKFTLRRNHTKEYEGYLDKMKRKEEEAKNKGFGKHRKYHRRNSRDFPKFNSLLQRLMSRGKVGPSLTPTSTKSEEPSGGSTPVKQTVVCGPQEAIEEITPTPSADTPGETKVAKSPVPNSKGLRPVILPKDLWDRFLLSAKNNTKKGVETCGVLCGTLEKEEYHISHVIIPVQKGKSNYCCMENEEDLLFVQEELGLLTLGWIHTHPTQTAFLSSVDLHTHFCYQKMLPESIAVVCAPKYKQVGIFTLTSYGLKVIEFCPKRGFHSHNQDSALFCDCSHVTIQNSLVTVTDLR